TTGACGTATTTCTGATTCCACAAACGAGGGACAAAGCGTCTCCCATTTACTATTTGATAGCCATTCGTCTTGGTTGAATGGTGGCGATTCTCACATTCCACTTGGGATCCCAacaatgaaatacaaatcaaggggcgTAATTCCTATTATAATATCAACTATAATTAATTCTTCTGATTATATaataattatttacaaaaattaatttaagttaagttaaaAAAACTTACCAATTTGAAATCCATAAAATGGAATGTGTGCGTCGTCGACTACCACATTTCTACCACTGTTTTCAGTATTTTGTTGTTATGTTTTCTAGGCTGCATTATATAAAGCGCACGCCAAGGATATCTGTCAACCCTTTCTCGGACTGTAGGAGATAGACATTTATAAACTCCATTTATTTCATAAAATCCACCTCTCATGTTATAATAAACCTCAGAACGATCTTGATGTCCCGACACATGACCAGAGACTAATGATGGAACAACAACGATATTTGGCGAAGAAAACTCTGCTTCTCGATCTTGAGAATAATCTACACCTGTGTTAGGCAGCGGTGCCGATTCATTTTTTCGATCTCTTCTCTTCTTTATACTCTTTGCCACTCTTCTCACTATGTTGTTTATATTGTGTTAGAAAATTTTGATTTAAaagagttttagaagaaggaaaattGTGACTGAAAATGAAATAAGTGGAATGAATTTATATTGTTCAAATAGAGCCGCTGCAGATATAGGCGTTGGAGAGTCGAACATTGGAGTTTTTGGGTCACAAGCCCGCGCAGCCAGCATTTTTGCCCCACACGCCAAAGTTTTTGTCGACCACGCCTGCATCTCTGTCTCCCACGCCAACGTTTGGGCCACGAACACGCGCCTGATTATCCAACGCCCACTACTTTACCACAGCGGAAAATCGAATTTGGCCATCCACGTGACTGAACAAAAAAACTTATTTGGCCATTgtcataggaattgcccttaacCAAGCCAGTGTGGTATTGGACTATATTACCAAACAGGCTAAGATAAGAAAATCAATAACGAATCCCCCAAAAATGTCTACACAATCGTGGCTACCATATGGTCCAAATCCCACTGGAATCAGTCCGGGACACCTTAAATACACGAGGAACATGGCATCATCCCTAGACCTTGTAAGCTCTTCTTTCTATAGAGCCATGGTTCCACGGCTCCCCAGTCTAAACCTACAAACTGACCAAACCAGAAAAAGAAACAGCATCCCAGTAAAGGTCGCGAAAACAACAACAATGgcggaaagaaaaaaagaagactcCAAGAAGAAATCAAAATGGCCGAAAATTAATCCTAAAACGGATCTTCAAATCAATCTTCTCAAAGAAACTCATCTCTTTAGGGTATGATGAATTGAATTTCAAGCTGAATTTGGGAAATTTTACTTTATTtacaatttttagggttttaatttatttttattttttgactttTTTTAGGTGCCGAATTTCTTTACATCTGCGGAATCAAAAGGGTTTGTACAAGCTGCAGAGTTGATGGGTTTCACTCGTCAAGGAAGTCTTGGACCTACTAGAGGAGAAGCTTTCAGAGATAATGATCGGATTTCTGTGGATGATCCTGTTTTAGCACAAACTATTTGGGAATCTGGGTTGAACAAGTTTTTCACTGATATTAAAATCCGGGGAAAAGTTGCTGTTGGATTGAATCCTAATATTAGATTCTACAGGTAAATACACTACTCTCTGGAATTTTTTTTGATTAGTATGAGCTGAATTGGCTGTAGTGAATTGCATTATGTAGTTTCCGTGTTTCAAATTGATACAAACAGcattagtgttgaggaattcagTTTAAAGTTGCACAACATTTATGGGAATTGCATGTAGTTTGGACTGCATTCGTTAACATTAGTGGTGTGTAAACTTGAGGCTTCTTATAGCCTATCGGTTGCCCTCCCATGCTGTAATGTTCTTGGTTATCTTTAGACTAGTATGAGCTGGTTGACTAAAATGAATTGCGTTAGGTAGTTTGCGTGTTCCTAATCGACACAGACAGCATGAGTTTATATGAATTCAGTACATATGGCAAAACATTTATGGGGATTGCATTTGTACACGCTAGTCGTATGTAATCCCGATGCATCTTATAGCCTATAGGTTGCACTCCAATGACGTAGTATTTGGTTCTCAACCAATTTTGAAGGATGAGTGTGCAAGAGCTTCTAGATTCATCACCAGTGTCATAGTTTGCTAATGTAGGATGGCACGGGTTACATAATAGATGATTAATTGGATGACATGGTTTCCTGTTAATTGTTTTTGCTAGAACGAATGAGGAGtctctatttttttctctcttaaaTGTTGTTCAGAACCGAGAACACAACCAACGCATTCATTCAAATTGCGCAACACTTACAGGGATTGCATGTAATTTGGAAGCGTTCATCCGCACTAGTGATATTGATCACCAGTCTCTTAGTTGGCTAATGTAGGATGGCAGGGGGTACATAACAGATGATTGATTGTATGGCATTATAATGGTTCACTTTGTTATGGTTTCTTGTTAGATATTTTTGCCAGAATGAATTAAGagtcttcatttatttatttttctcttaaATGTTGTTGGCGTGTTGATTTTTTAGATACAAGACTGGGCAGCGATTTGGACGTCACATTGATGAAAGTGTTGAACTAGGTGATGGACGGAGAACGTATTATACATTGCTAATATATCTTAGTGGTGGTGGGTCGGGTCAGAAAACAAAGACAGAGATGAGCAGCCAAAAAGATGCTTCTGTGGAGCCTTTAGTTGGAGGAGAAACTGTCTTTTACGGTCCTAGAAGAGGTGTTGTTGCGGAGgtattttgtttattttacttGCTGCAGTTTACTTATTAGAACCGTTGAAATCACCATCGCTATTATTAGTGTCTGAGCTACATCTTGTATTGATCATTTTGTTTCTAACATAAATTATTCTAATAGGTTGCCCCCGCTGAAGGGATGGCTCTGCTTCACCTCCATGGAGATAATTGCATGTTACATGAGGCCCGTAATGTAGCGAAGGGTGTTAAGTATGTTTTCCGCTCAGATGTAATCTTTGCTTGATGGTCATCTGTCGTCTCTCCTTCAATCAAAGTTCGAAGTTCTTTCTCTTGAAAGAGTTTTTGTTTTTATAGTTTCTGCATTTCGATGTGGCATAAGTTGGGTTCAAATTGAGACCCCAAACTTGCAACAATCAGCTGTATCAGTCTGTGTATAGTCATCCTCTCTGTATTACAGTTATTTCCTAAGCAA
The nucleotide sequence above comes from Papaver somniferum cultivar HN1 chromosome 8, ASM357369v1, whole genome shotgun sequence. Encoded proteins:
- the LOC113301877 gene encoding uncharacterized protein LOC113301877, which produces MSTQSWLPYGPNPTGISPGHLKYTRNMASSLDLVSSSFYRAMVPRLPSLNLQTDQTRKRNSIPVKVAKTTTMAERKKEDSKKKSKWPKINPKTDLQINLLKETHLFRVPNFFTSAESKGFVQAAELMGFTRQGSLGPTRGEAFRDNDRISVDDPVLAQTIWESGLNKFFTDIKIRGKVAVGLNPNIRFYRYKTGQRFGRHIDESVELGDGRRTYYTLLIYLSGGGSGQKTKTEMSSQKDASVEPLVGGETVFYGPRRGVVAEVAPAEGMALLHLHGDNCMLHEARNVAKGVKYVFRSDVIFA